A single genomic interval of Nostoc commune NIES-4072 harbors:
- a CDS encoding Uma2 family endonuclease: MTQAIPKLVTFEEFVDWLPENRRVRYKLHKGEIVEMAQPVGEHEEVKGFLARKVTVEFDRLDLPYFMPNQVIVRPPEKDSGYLPDVLVLNRANLENEKLWKKESTVSLGASIPLAIEVVSTNWRDDYYLKYADYVRVASRREEMGIPEYWIVDYAALGGRNFIGNPKQPTITVCNLVDEEYQISKFRDNDRIISQTFPELNLTPNQIFQAAVV; this comes from the coding sequence ATGACTCAAGCTATACCCAAGCTAGTAACCTTTGAGGAATTTGTCGATTGGCTACCCGAAAATCGACGAGTCCGCTACAAACTACATAAAGGAGAAATTGTTGAAATGGCGCAACCAGTAGGGGAACATGAGGAAGTAAAGGGTTTTTTAGCAAGAAAAGTAACAGTTGAATTTGACCGATTAGACCTCCCCTACTTTATGCCCAACCAAGTTATAGTTAGACCTCCTGAAAAAGATTCGGGTTATTTACCAGATGTGTTGGTGCTAAATCGTGCAAATCTGGAAAACGAAAAATTATGGAAAAAAGAATCTACCGTTAGCTTGGGTGCATCAATACCTTTGGCAATTGAGGTTGTATCAACCAACTGGCGGGACGATTATTACTTAAAATACGCTGATTACGTTCGCGTAGCGTCTCGAAGAGAAGAGATGGGTATCCCAGAATACTGGATTGTCGATTATGCTGCCTTGGGTGGACGTAATTTTATTGGCAATCCCAAACAACCAACAATTACCGTGTGTAACTTGGTTGATGAGGAATATCAAATAAGTAAGTTTCGAGATAATGATCGCATTATTTCCCAAACTTTTCCTGAATTGAATCTTACCCCAAACCAGATTTTTCAGGCTGCTGTAGTATAG
- a CDS encoding FAD-dependent hydroxylase, which produces MTLLEQISPQPTPPDLRGYEYDLVIVGGGIIGLTLASALKDSGLSILLIEAKVASAAVAKGQAYAVHQLSSLIYQGIGVWDKMLPQIAKYYRVRLSDADYPNVVEFTTNDIDTALGYVAEHQALLQPLQEFVQDCANVTYLCPAEVVNTQYQKDIVAIDIKVADQLYSVKSKLLIAADGARSPIRQAAGIKTSGWKYWQSCIVAFVKPEKPHNNTAYERFWSSGPFAILPLPGNRCRIVWTAPHEEAKALCALDDEQFLAELTRRYGDQMGKLELLGDRFVFQVQLMQSDRYVLPRLALIGDAAHNCHPVGGQGLNLGIRDAAALAQVIQTAHQAGKDIGDIQILKDYERWRKLENLTILGFTDLLDRMFSNNFLPVVVVRRLGLWFLQRVPVLKVFMLKLMIGLKGRTPELAKHKRYTTAA; this is translated from the coding sequence ATGACCCTGCTTGAGCAAATTTCCCCTCAACCAACACCGCCAGACTTGCGGGGATATGAATATGATTTGGTAATTGTCGGCGGTGGGATTATTGGGTTAACTCTAGCCTCTGCTTTAAAAGATTCTGGCTTGAGTATCTTGCTGATTGAAGCAAAAGTGGCATCAGCAGCCGTAGCTAAAGGACAAGCTTATGCAGTTCATCAGCTTTCGTCGCTAATTTACCAAGGAATTGGAGTTTGGGACAAAATGTTGCCTCAAATAGCCAAATATTACCGAGTTCGTCTTTCTGATGCCGATTATCCCAATGTGGTGGAATTTACCACAAATGATATAGATACAGCATTGGGTTATGTGGCGGAACACCAAGCGCTGTTGCAGCCTTTGCAAGAGTTTGTTCAAGATTGTGCAAATGTGACTTATCTGTGTCCGGCTGAAGTGGTAAATACGCAATACCAGAAAGATATAGTAGCGATAGATATTAAAGTTGCCGATCAGTTATACTCAGTCAAGAGCAAATTACTGATAGCAGCAGATGGGGCGCGATCGCCAATTCGTCAAGCTGCTGGTATCAAAACCTCTGGCTGGAAATATTGGCAGTCTTGCATCGTGGCATTTGTCAAACCAGAAAAGCCGCACAATAACACCGCTTACGAGAGATTTTGGTCTAGCGGGCCCTTTGCGATTTTACCTTTACCAGGGAACCGTTGCCGCATTGTGTGGACAGCGCCTCACGAAGAAGCAAAAGCTTTATGTGCCTTAGATGATGAGCAATTTTTGGCAGAACTTACCCGTCGCTATGGTGATCAGATGGGGAAATTGGAATTACTAGGCGATCGCTTTGTATTCCAGGTACAACTCATGCAAAGCGATCGCTATGTTCTCCCCCGACTGGCATTAATTGGTGATGCAGCGCACAATTGCCATCCTGTGGGGGGACAAGGTTTAAATCTGGGGATTCGAGATGCAGCAGCTTTGGCGCAAGTAATCCAAACAGCGCACCAAGCGGGTAAAGATATTGGTGACATTCAAATTCTTAAAGATTATGAACGCTGGCGCAAGCTGGAAAACCTGACGATTTTAGGTTTCACAGATTTATTAGATCGGATGTTTTCTAATAACTTCTTACCTGTGGTAGTGGTGCGTCGCCTGGGTTTATGGTTTTTGCAGCGAGTCCCTGTATTAAAAGTGTTTATGCTGAAGTTGATGATCGGTTTGAAGGGACGGACTCCAGAATTAGCAAAACATAAACGCTATACTACAGCAGCCTGA